A window of the Cystobacter fuscus genome harbors these coding sequences:
- a CDS encoding NAD-dependent epimerase/dehydratase family protein, whose translation MKILVTGGAGFVGASLACAFKRQDPSADVVVLDNLRRRGAELNLSRFRELGIRFFHGDIRCPGDLEDLPGTFDAFIEASAEPSVLAGLDGSPRYVLDTNLVGTLNCLEFARKRAGGLIFLSTSRVYSIEPLREIRLTERPTRFEISPEQVHAGIGPAGISEHFTTLLPRSLYGATKLASELIIQEYVHSYKMRAVINRCGVIAGPGQFGKVDQGVFTLWVANHYFKKPLRYTGFGGLGKQVRDLLHPEDLFSLLTTQLSQLDRVSGQVFNVGGGREISTSMLELTRVCEQVTGNTLPIASDPTTNPVDIPLYISDSSLAQRTFGWKPKRDVRAIIGEIAQWIGQSEELLRPLFA comes from the coding sequence ATGAAGATTCTCGTCACGGGGGGGGCTGGTTTCGTCGGAGCCAGCCTGGCTTGCGCGTTCAAGCGGCAGGACCCGTCGGCCGACGTCGTGGTGCTGGACAACCTCCGTCGCCGCGGCGCCGAGCTGAACCTTTCCCGCTTCCGCGAGCTGGGCATCCGCTTCTTCCACGGGGACATCCGCTGCCCGGGGGACCTGGAGGATCTGCCCGGCACGTTCGACGCCTTCATCGAGGCCTCGGCCGAGCCCAGCGTGTTGGCGGGCCTGGATGGCAGCCCCAGGTACGTCCTCGACACCAACCTGGTGGGCACCCTCAATTGCCTGGAATTCGCACGCAAGCGCGCGGGCGGGCTGATCTTCCTCTCCACCTCGCGCGTCTACTCCATCGAGCCTCTCCGGGAGATCCGCCTCACCGAGCGCCCCACCCGCTTCGAAATCTCCCCGGAGCAGGTGCATGCCGGCATCGGTCCCGCCGGCATCAGCGAGCACTTCACCACCCTCCTGCCCCGCTCGCTCTACGGAGCGACGAAGCTCGCCTCCGAGCTGATCATCCAGGAGTACGTGCACAGCTACAAGATGCGCGCGGTCATCAACCGCTGCGGCGTCATCGCGGGACCGGGTCAGTTCGGCAAGGTGGACCAGGGCGTCTTCACCCTCTGGGTGGCCAACCACTACTTCAAGAAGCCATTGCGCTACACCGGCTTCGGCGGGCTGGGCAAGCAGGTACGCGACCTGCTCCACCCCGAGGACCTCTTCTCGCTGCTCACCACGCAGCTCTCGCAGTTGGACCGCGTGAGCGGTCAGGTGTTCAACGTCGGTGGCGGCCGGGAGATCTCCACCTCGATGCTCGAGCTCACCCGGGTGTGCGAGCAGGTCACCGGCAACACCCTTCCCATCGCGAGTGATCCCACCACCAACCCGGTGGACATCCCCCTGTACATCTCCGACTCGAGCCTCGCGCAACGCACCTTCGGGTGGAAGCCGAAGCGCGACGTGCGCGCCATCATCGGAGAGATTGCCCAGTGGATCGGTCAGAGCGAGGAACTGCTCCGGCCCCTTTTCGCCTAG
- a CDS encoding TolC family protein, whose translation MTLAGCATSPHDRAWVSRELQSVAAPLGPESSETASLPPGIAEAGHLDESAAVAIALWNSAALQADLAQLGVSRADLAEAGALPNPTFSLLMPVGPRTIELSLLMPLFFLWQRPARVAAAKLQVEQVARGLVQNGLDLARDVRVAHAEWVLAEGRREAREQLSLLWGRTAELVDARFAAGDASQVEAAAIRAEALTAVDNASRARTDAMLAWQRLRLLMGVAQSPLLENASPRVGPWETRPPRPLEQLLPLALAARPDVRAAELGLEGAGQRVGWEKERIVNLLARLDAKPTTTASGNTSLWVPGAQLELPLFNRNQAGVDRAEAELSRASARYLLLRQQVANEVITARAQLLQASQSLQAFQTHILPALTAASEGALKAFEAGELPYLQVLEALRRLTDARLRALDLEADFRRALAQLDRGLGRQGAAHE comes from the coding sequence ATGACCCTGGCGGGGTGTGCCACCTCTCCCCATGACCGGGCCTGGGTATCCCGCGAGCTCCAATCCGTCGCCGCGCCGCTCGGGCCCGAGAGCTCCGAGACCGCCTCGCTCCCGCCGGGTATCGCGGAGGCCGGGCACCTGGACGAGTCGGCCGCGGTGGCCATCGCGCTCTGGAACAGCGCCGCGCTCCAGGCGGACCTGGCGCAACTGGGCGTGTCCCGGGCGGACCTGGCCGAGGCGGGCGCCCTGCCCAACCCCACGTTCTCCCTGCTGATGCCGGTGGGCCCACGCACGATCGAGCTCTCGCTCCTCATGCCCTTGTTCTTCCTGTGGCAGCGGCCGGCGCGCGTCGCGGCCGCGAAGCTCCAGGTGGAGCAGGTCGCGAGGGGACTGGTGCAGAACGGGCTGGACCTCGCGCGGGACGTGCGCGTCGCGCATGCCGAGTGGGTCCTCGCCGAGGGCCGGCGCGAGGCTCGCGAGCAGTTATCACTCCTCTGGGGGAGGACGGCCGAACTCGTCGATGCGCGCTTCGCCGCGGGAGACGCCAGCCAGGTGGAGGCGGCGGCCATCCGCGCGGAGGCCCTGACGGCGGTGGACAACGCCTCGCGGGCCCGGACGGACGCGATGCTGGCCTGGCAGAGGCTGCGTCTGTTGATGGGCGTGGCCCAGAGCCCCCTGCTCGAGAACGCCAGTCCCCGCGTGGGCCCCTGGGAGACCCGGCCCCCGCGCCCGCTCGAGCAACTCCTCCCCCTGGCGCTGGCGGCGAGGCCCGACGTGCGCGCGGCGGAGTTGGGCCTCGAGGGAGCGGGGCAGCGGGTGGGCTGGGAGAAGGAGCGCATCGTCAACCTCCTCGCGCGGCTGGACGCCAAGCCCACGACGACGGCGAGCGGCAACACGTCGCTGTGGGTGCCCGGCGCGCAGTTGGAACTGCCTCTCTTCAACCGGAACCAGGCAGGCGTGGACCGGGCCGAGGCCGAACTCTCACGCGCCTCCGCGCGCTACCTCCTCTTACGGCAGCAGGTGGCGAACGAAGTGATCACCGCCCGGGCGCAGCTCCTCCAGGCATCCCAGTCCCTTCAGGCCTTTCAAACCCACATCCTCCCCGCCCTCACCGCCGCGAGCGAGGGGGCACTCAAGGCCTTCGAGGCGGGAGAACTGCCGTACCTCCAGGTGCTGGAGGCCCTTCGCCGCCTGACGGACGCGCGACTGCGCGCCCTCGACCTCGAGGCGGACTTCCGCCGTGCACTCGCTCAGCTCGACCGTGGCCTGGGCAGACAAGGAGCAGCCCATGAATGA
- a CDS encoding glycosyltransferase family 39 protein, giving the protein MLLVSAVLTVLRLLYSTQVQLAPQEAYYWQYARHLDWSYFDHPPMCAWLIALGVKIAGTSELGVRLLTVTSGTVLTLLLYSLGTRLYSPAVGAFTALAANMTVLFGLGAVVMTPDVPLVLFWTAALRVLCELVLPDGKGPGRGAFRWYVLGLLCGLAMLSKYTAALLPPQILVTALLTPRGRAALRTPHPYLAVLLALAVFTPVLYWNATHGWASFSFQTRGRAETVHGVQPHLIGRYLGLQAVAVGPLLYGALLASTVHVARRALKGDPRAQLLGLASLPGLLVFTAVSPFHWVKMNWVAPAYLGLFVATVARAWELRAVPWRRVHGLLTLSTGGALVLGMYLMPFSPLIPFREKDNLVNGWRELAAHVQTYREQWDASARPPLVIGWGYKTASELAFYLPDHPETQSDGALGGSGLAYDFWMDRVRGLDTDAIIVSDARQPLRDAEERLRDHCDEVRALEPVTVYRGFRPVTTFGLWHCEHWHASSDRRRGPDGP; this is encoded by the coding sequence GTGTTGCTGGTCAGTGCGGTGCTGACCGTGCTCCGGCTCCTCTACTCGACGCAGGTGCAGCTTGCTCCCCAGGAGGCGTACTACTGGCAATATGCCCGCCACCTGGACTGGTCCTACTTCGATCATCCTCCGATGTGCGCGTGGCTCATCGCCCTGGGAGTGAAGATCGCGGGGACCAGCGAGCTGGGGGTGCGGCTGCTCACGGTGACGTCGGGAACGGTGCTCACGCTGCTGCTCTATTCGCTCGGGACCCGCCTGTATTCGCCCGCGGTGGGCGCGTTCACGGCGCTCGCGGCCAACATGACGGTGCTCTTCGGGTTGGGCGCGGTGGTGATGACGCCGGACGTGCCGCTCGTGCTCTTCTGGACGGCGGCGCTGCGTGTGTTGTGCGAGCTGGTGCTCCCGGATGGGAAGGGACCGGGAAGGGGCGCGTTCCGCTGGTACGTGCTGGGCCTGCTCTGTGGGCTCGCGATGCTGTCGAAGTATACCGCCGCGCTGCTGCCCCCGCAGATCCTCGTGACGGCGCTGCTGACGCCGCGAGGCCGGGCCGCCCTGCGCACGCCTCACCCCTACCTCGCGGTGCTGCTCGCTCTCGCCGTCTTCACGCCGGTCCTCTACTGGAACGCCACGCATGGATGGGCCTCCTTCTCCTTCCAGACGCGAGGCCGGGCGGAGACGGTGCATGGAGTGCAACCCCATCTCATCGGGCGCTACCTGGGTCTGCAGGCCGTGGCGGTGGGCCCGTTGTTGTATGGGGCCTTGCTCGCCTCGACGGTGCATGTCGCGCGGCGGGCGTTGAAGGGAGATCCCCGTGCACAACTCCTGGGCCTCGCGAGTCTGCCCGGACTGCTCGTCTTCACGGCGGTGAGCCCGTTCCACTGGGTGAAGATGAACTGGGTGGCTCCGGCCTACCTGGGCCTGTTCGTGGCGACCGTGGCTCGGGCGTGGGAACTTCGAGCGGTGCCGTGGCGGCGTGTTCATGGACTGCTCACCCTGAGCACCGGAGGGGCGCTCGTGCTGGGCATGTATCTCATGCCCTTCTCTCCCCTCATTCCCTTCCGGGAGAAGGACAACCTGGTGAATGGCTGGCGGGAGCTGGCCGCGCACGTGCAAACCTACCGCGAGCAATGGGACGCTTCCGCCCGGCCTCCCCTGGTCATCGGGTGGGGCTACAAGACGGCGAGCGAGCTGGCCTTCTACCTGCCGGATCATCCTGAAACGCAGTCGGATGGGGCCCTCGGTGGCTCCGGACTGGCTTATGACTTCTGGATGGACAGGGTGCGCGGGCTGGACACGGATGCGATCATCGTCTCGGACGCGCGGCAGCCCCTGCGCGACGCGGAGGAGCGTCTGCGGGACCACTGCGACGAGGTGCGCGCGCTCGAGCCAGTGACAGTGTACCGGGGTTTCCGGCCGGTGACGACCTTCGGTCTCTGGCATTGCGAGCACTGGCATGCGTCGAGCGACCGCCGCCGTGGACCGGATGGCCCTTGA
- a CDS encoding efflux RND transporter periplasmic adaptor subunit gives MNESFRYLLISSALATLLACQGEAPAPAPPPAATVSTHVAELALATVTLTPEAESRLALGVQPVQKRSARRTYLTGGEVMVPSGNALLVAAPVAGVVAAVQKESPPRVGVSVARGDALLRLVPLATVDRDLQAQAQRALESTRARAEATGSRLARAERLLKDGAGTERAVEEARADHAVAEAEARASQARLEQMGRSPLESDVSMSVRVPRDGVLRQVWVAPGQSVAAGAPLFEVVGVSANWVRVPLFVDEAFRLKGDAPVRVHALLSGGDPGVEALPVTGPPTADPAAATVDTFYELPASARFAPGQRVGVTLTSGEARDVLVVPASGIVYDALGGAWVYVRRREHVYARERVDVLRVEKGEALLERGPREGSLVVGTGAAELFGTEFGAGH, from the coding sequence ATGAATGAGTCCTTCCGCTACCTGCTCATCTCCAGCGCCCTCGCGACCCTGCTCGCGTGCCAGGGCGAGGCGCCCGCCCCGGCCCCGCCTCCCGCCGCGACCGTGAGCACCCACGTGGCCGAGCTGGCGCTGGCGACGGTGACCCTCACCCCCGAGGCCGAGTCCCGCCTGGCTCTCGGGGTGCAACCCGTCCAGAAGCGAAGCGCCCGGCGCACGTATCTCACGGGTGGAGAGGTCATGGTGCCCTCCGGGAACGCCCTGCTCGTGGCGGCCCCCGTGGCGGGGGTGGTCGCCGCGGTCCAGAAGGAGTCCCCACCGCGCGTGGGCGTCAGCGTGGCGCGAGGAGACGCCTTGTTGCGGTTGGTGCCGCTCGCCACGGTGGACAGGGATCTGCAAGCGCAGGCCCAGCGGGCACTGGAGTCCACCCGGGCGAGAGCCGAGGCCACCGGGTCCCGGCTCGCCCGCGCGGAGCGGCTCCTGAAGGACGGAGCGGGGACGGAGCGCGCGGTGGAGGAGGCGCGGGCGGACCATGCCGTGGCGGAGGCGGAAGCGCGGGCCTCCCAGGCGCGTCTGGAGCAGATGGGCAGATCGCCGCTCGAGTCGGATGTCAGCATGTCCGTTCGTGTGCCGCGCGACGGCGTCCTGCGGCAGGTGTGGGTCGCGCCCGGACAATCCGTGGCGGCTGGCGCGCCCCTCTTCGAGGTGGTGGGCGTGAGCGCCAACTGGGTGCGGGTGCCGCTCTTCGTCGACGAGGCGTTCCGCTTGAAGGGCGATGCGCCCGTGCGCGTGCACGCGCTCCTGTCCGGAGGCGACCCGGGGGTGGAGGCGCTGCCGGTGACGGGCCCGCCCACCGCGGACCCCGCCGCGGCGACGGTGGACACCTTCTATGAGCTGCCCGCCTCGGCCCGGTTCGCACCGGGTCAGCGGGTCGGCGTGACGCTCACGTCGGGAGAGGCCAGGGACGTGCTCGTCGTGCCCGCCTCCGGCATCGTCTACGACGCGCTCGGCGGCGCGTGGGTCTACGTGCGGCGGCGGGAGCATGTCTACGCCCGGGAGCGCGTGGACGTGCTGCGCGTGGAGAAGGGCGAGGCCCTGTTGGAGCGGGGCCCACGGGAAGGGTCGCTCGTCGTGGGCACCGGAGCGGCGGAACTGTTCGGCACCGAGTTCGGCGCGGGCCACTGA
- a CDS encoding sensor histidine kinase has product MGEDRNTAPRDTLVRRLSHTVLGVALVSSALTAGATGFLSEHMLLMAEDHQLRSAALHLLDEAAGLDEAQAGEVANHELTELAGSAIGITLFAGERRLGGAPGIDALSGCEWSRAPGQAGLRRCGVAAGGRLVVTEQHLAFVPLMRSWLAGAALLAAVGAALLSLAMSRRMARWAARPLTELSESLSRLQPGMPVPAPLDTPARYAEVDALRVALVELLGRSQEALEQSRRFSANAAHELRTPLAALRIELELQAENPHPPDTAASLARLLRTVISLGTLVERLLVLADGARGTLEWVEPVRLPELTEEVLLGLAKEAASRVRVETEGAGQVRGDAHLLRQLVENAVDNALKFSGKGPVLVRIRDTGETTLLEFQDEGPGVSREDSARVFEPFYRSPRARARHPGHGIGLSLVALIARAHHARAEFLEAERGAHLRVTFAREP; this is encoded by the coding sequence TTGGGCGAGGATAGAAACACCGCGCCGCGCGACACCCTGGTGCGGCGGCTGTCACACACCGTCTTGGGGGTCGCCCTCGTGAGCAGCGCCCTCACGGCTGGGGCCACGGGCTTCCTCTCCGAGCACATGTTGCTGATGGCGGAGGACCACCAACTGCGAAGTGCCGCGCTGCACCTGTTGGACGAGGCCGCCGGGCTCGACGAGGCCCAGGCCGGCGAGGTGGCGAACCACGAGCTGACGGAGCTCGCCGGCTCCGCGATTGGCATCACCCTGTTCGCGGGAGAGCGGCGACTCGGGGGCGCGCCGGGCATCGACGCCCTCTCCGGATGCGAGTGGTCCCGCGCCCCGGGACAAGCGGGTCTGCGCCGCTGTGGCGTGGCCGCTGGTGGGCGGCTGGTGGTCACCGAGCAACACCTCGCGTTCGTTCCCCTCATGAGGAGCTGGTTGGCGGGAGCCGCGCTCCTCGCGGCGGTGGGTGCCGCGCTCCTGAGTCTCGCGATGAGCCGGCGCATGGCGCGCTGGGCCGCCCGCCCCCTCACCGAGCTGAGCGAGTCCCTCTCGCGGCTGCAACCGGGCATGCCCGTGCCAGCGCCGCTCGACACCCCTGCCCGCTATGCCGAGGTGGATGCCCTCCGCGTCGCACTGGTGGAACTGCTTGGACGCTCGCAGGAGGCGCTGGAGCAGTCGCGCCGGTTCTCCGCCAACGCCGCGCACGAGCTGCGCACCCCCCTGGCGGCGCTTCGCATCGAGCTGGAGCTACAAGCGGAGAACCCGCACCCTCCGGACACGGCCGCCTCGCTCGCGAGACTCCTACGAACGGTGATCTCGCTCGGGACGCTCGTGGAGCGGCTGCTCGTGCTCGCGGACGGCGCACGGGGGACGCTCGAGTGGGTGGAGCCCGTCCGCCTGCCCGAGCTCACCGAGGAGGTGCTGCTGGGCCTCGCGAAGGAGGCGGCGAGCCGGGTCCGCGTGGAGACCGAGGGAGCGGGCCAGGTTCGGGGGGATGCCCACCTGCTGAGGCAGCTCGTGGAGAACGCGGTGGACAACGCTCTCAAGTTCTCGGGGAAGGGGCCCGTCCTCGTGCGCATCCGGGACACCGGGGAGACGACCCTCCTGGAGTTCCAGGACGAGGGGCCAGGGGTCTCGCGGGAAGACTCGGCCCGGGTCTTCGAGCCCTTCTACCGTTCGCCCAGAGCGCGTGCGCGGCATCCTGGACATGGGATTGGCTTGTCCCTGGTGGCGCTCATCGCCCGGGCCCACCACGCCCGCGCCGAGTTCCTGGAAGCCGAGCGCGGCGCCCACCTGCGGGTGACGTTCGCGCGGGAGCCCTGA
- a CDS encoding efflux RND transporter permease subunit, whose amino-acid sequence MHRLISACLHYRLIPLAASVLLLLLGYKSVRDMPVDVFPEFAPPLVEIQTEVPGLSSLEVENLITGPLENGLAGVPALKTMRSKSVLGLSSLVLIFERGTDLFRARQMVQERLTRVAPTLPTVARPPVMLSPLSATSRVLKVGLLSDTLDRMALSDLARWTLRPRLMSVPGVANVAIWGQRDRQLQIKVDPERLRAANLRIDDVLRAAREASQPASGGFIDTPNQRMAISLSGATNLATLQDVPVAFRNGASIRLADVAHVEEAPPPPIGDAVVDDEAGILLIVEKQPWGNTLEVTRQVEAVLEQMRPALQGVTVVPGIFRPATFIERAMDNLHHAVVLGCVMVIVVLFAFLQDFRTAAISLVAIPLSLVSALVALHLAGATVDTLVLAGLVLALGEVVDDAIIDVENVQRRLAENLRLAQPRSSLQVILDASMEVRSAVVFATLIVVLVFIPVFFLDGVSGAFFRPLAVAYVLAVFASMGVALTVTPVLCLLFLERGEHAPPRLGGWLRERARPLIVWMMDRPRLALGAVAGMVIAGAVGAALLGEGFLPHFQETDFLMHWVAKPGTSGEAVRRTALRASAELRSIPGVRHFGAHIGRAEVADEVVGPNFAELWINLEGAVDYRATVERIHRVVEGYPGLYRDVQTYLQERIKEVLSGASGSIVVRVYGPDLDTLRTKAAEVEAKLRTIDGVGNLKLEPQVLVPQVRVRLDPEAARRLGLTPGDIQRAAATLLQGTKVGEVYRAERSLDVVVWGEDSLRQDVSSVKELRFLTPSGAPVRLGDVARVEIDSVPNIIQHESASRRIDVTCDPKDRALGAVVGDIQRVVSGMEWPVGHHAEVLGEFAERRAASARLFGLTALAILGIAFVLYLDFQSPRLVAFTMGTLPFALVGGLIGVLLTGGVVSLGSLVGFVTVLGVAARNGILLVSHYRHLEVEEGMAFGFELVLRGTLERLQPMAMTTLTTALALVPLVVGGLKPGQEIEHPMAVVILGGLASSAVLNVLLVPSLFLRFARGPSNHAAPSSPP is encoded by the coding sequence ATGCATAGACTCATCTCCGCCTGCCTCCACTATCGCCTCATCCCCCTGGCCGCCTCGGTGTTGCTGCTGCTGCTCGGCTACAAGAGCGTGCGCGACATGCCGGTGGACGTCTTTCCCGAGTTCGCTCCACCCCTGGTGGAAATCCAGACAGAGGTGCCCGGTCTGTCCAGCCTGGAAGTGGAGAACCTCATCACCGGTCCCCTGGAGAATGGCCTCGCCGGGGTCCCCGCCCTCAAGACGATGCGCTCCAAGTCCGTGCTCGGCCTGTCCTCGCTCGTCCTCATCTTCGAGCGGGGAACGGATCTCTTCCGGGCCCGGCAGATGGTGCAGGAGCGGCTGACGCGCGTCGCGCCCACGCTGCCCACGGTGGCCCGGCCGCCCGTGATGCTCTCGCCCCTGTCCGCCACGAGCCGTGTCCTCAAGGTGGGCCTGCTGTCCGACACGCTCGACCGCATGGCGCTATCGGACCTGGCCCGGTGGACCCTGCGTCCGAGGTTGATGAGCGTGCCCGGCGTGGCGAACGTCGCCATCTGGGGGCAGCGCGACCGCCAGTTGCAGATCAAGGTCGATCCCGAGCGCCTGCGGGCGGCCAACCTCCGCATCGATGATGTCCTCCGGGCCGCGCGCGAGGCCAGCCAGCCCGCCTCGGGCGGCTTCATCGACACGCCCAATCAGCGCATGGCCATCAGCCTCTCGGGGGCCACCAACCTCGCGACGCTCCAGGACGTCCCCGTGGCGTTTCGCAACGGGGCGTCCATCCGGCTGGCGGACGTGGCCCACGTCGAGGAAGCCCCCCCGCCTCCGATTGGAGACGCCGTGGTCGACGACGAGGCCGGTATCCTGCTCATCGTCGAGAAGCAGCCCTGGGGCAACACCCTGGAGGTGACGCGGCAGGTGGAGGCCGTCCTCGAGCAGATGCGTCCCGCTCTCCAGGGCGTCACCGTGGTGCCAGGCATCTTCCGGCCCGCGACGTTCATCGAGCGCGCCATGGACAACCTCCATCACGCGGTGGTGCTCGGCTGCGTGATGGTCATCGTCGTCCTGTTCGCCTTCCTCCAGGACTTTCGGACCGCGGCCATCAGCCTCGTGGCCATTCCGTTGTCGCTGGTGAGCGCCCTGGTGGCCCTCCATCTGGCGGGCGCGACGGTGGATACCTTGGTGCTCGCCGGGCTCGTGCTCGCGCTCGGGGAAGTGGTGGATGACGCCATCATCGACGTGGAGAACGTGCAGCGGCGCCTGGCGGAGAACCTGCGGCTCGCCCAGCCCCGCTCCTCCCTCCAGGTCATCCTGGATGCGTCCATGGAAGTGCGCAGCGCCGTCGTCTTCGCCACGCTGATCGTCGTGCTCGTCTTCATCCCCGTGTTCTTCCTGGATGGCGTGAGTGGCGCCTTCTTCCGTCCCCTCGCGGTGGCGTACGTGCTCGCGGTGTTCGCCTCCATGGGGGTAGCGCTCACGGTGACGCCGGTCCTATGCCTGCTCTTCCTCGAGCGCGGAGAGCATGCGCCCCCCCGGCTCGGCGGGTGGTTGCGCGAGCGCGCGCGGCCGCTCATCGTGTGGATGATGGACCGTCCCCGTCTGGCGCTCGGCGCTGTCGCCGGGATGGTGATCGCCGGGGCCGTGGGGGCGGCCCTGCTCGGCGAGGGGTTCCTGCCTCACTTCCAGGAGACGGACTTCCTCATGCACTGGGTGGCCAAGCCGGGGACGTCGGGCGAGGCCGTGCGGCGCACCGCCCTCCGGGCCAGCGCCGAGCTGCGCTCCATTCCGGGAGTGCGCCACTTCGGGGCGCACATCGGGCGGGCGGAGGTGGCCGACGAGGTGGTGGGTCCCAACTTCGCGGAGCTGTGGATCAACCTGGAAGGCGCGGTCGACTATCGCGCGACCGTCGAGCGCATCCACCGCGTGGTGGAGGGTTACCCCGGGCTCTACCGCGACGTGCAGACGTACCTCCAGGAGCGCATCAAGGAGGTGTTGAGTGGAGCGAGCGGCTCCATCGTGGTTCGGGTCTACGGCCCGGATCTGGACACCCTGCGCACGAAGGCCGCCGAGGTGGAGGCGAAGCTGCGGACCATTGACGGGGTGGGCAACCTCAAGCTGGAGCCCCAGGTGCTGGTACCCCAGGTGCGGGTGCGTCTGGATCCGGAGGCGGCGCGGCGGCTGGGATTGACGCCGGGCGACATCCAGCGCGCGGCGGCCACGCTGCTCCAGGGCACGAAAGTGGGTGAGGTCTACCGGGCGGAGCGCTCCCTCGACGTCGTCGTCTGGGGCGAGGACTCCCTGCGCCAGGACGTCTCCTCGGTGAAGGAGCTGCGCTTCCTCACCCCCTCGGGGGCCCCCGTGAGGCTCGGCGACGTGGCGCGCGTGGAGATCGACTCCGTTCCCAACATCATCCAGCACGAGAGTGCCTCGCGCCGCATCGACGTGACGTGTGATCCCAAGGACCGCGCGCTGGGCGCGGTGGTGGGAGACATCCAGCGTGTCGTCTCCGGTATGGAGTGGCCCGTCGGCCATCACGCGGAAGTGCTGGGCGAGTTCGCGGAGCGGCGGGCGGCGAGCGCGCGGCTCTTCGGCCTCACGGCCCTGGCTATTCTCGGCATCGCCTTCGTGCTCTACCTGGACTTCCAGTCTCCGCGCCTGGTCGCCTTCACCATGGGGACCCTTCCGTTCGCCCTGGTGGGAGGACTGATTGGCGTGCTGCTCACGGGAGGGGTGGTGTCGCTGGGGTCGCTCGTGGGGTTCGTCACGGTGCTGGGGGTCGCCGCGCGCAATGGTATTCTCCTCGTCAGTCATTACCGTCACCTGGAGGTCGAGGAGGGGATGGCCTTCGGTTTCGAACTCGTCCTGCGTGGCACACTCGAGCGGTTGCAGCCCATGGCCATGACGACCCTGACGACGGCGCTGGCGCTGGTCCCGCTCGTGGTGGGGGGTCTCAAGCCAGGGCAGGAGATCGAACATCCCATGGCGGTCGTCATCCTCGGGGGATTGGCCTCATCCGCCGTGCTGAACGTGTTGCTCGTCCCCTCGCTCTTCCTGCGCTTCGCGAGGGGGCCGTCGAACCACGCGGCTCCGTCATCCCCCCCATGA
- a CDS encoding response regulator transcription factor — MRVLVVDDHQELLTLVSQALERDGHVVRQAADVEQARRALEEEEVEVIVLDVGLPDGSGLVLCRELRREGIQTPILILTAHNRVDERVEGLDSGADDFLGKPFAVAELRARVRALGRRRERASTVQVRLGDVVLDFGKREALRADSRVPITAREWSILEALASRGGRVMSRDELLESIWGDTSTGAVSSLEVLVGRIRRKLGDDVVRTLRGAGYGLGRG; from the coding sequence ATGCGCGTCCTCGTCGTCGATGATCATCAGGAACTGCTGACCCTCGTCTCCCAGGCGCTGGAGCGGGACGGCCACGTCGTGCGCCAGGCCGCCGACGTGGAGCAGGCGCGGCGCGCCCTCGAGGAAGAAGAGGTGGAAGTCATCGTGCTCGACGTGGGTCTGCCGGATGGCTCGGGGCTCGTGCTCTGCCGGGAGCTGCGGCGTGAAGGAATCCAGACGCCCATCCTCATCCTCACGGCGCACAACCGGGTGGATGAGCGGGTGGAGGGACTCGACTCGGGAGCGGATGACTTCCTGGGCAAGCCCTTCGCGGTCGCGGAGCTTCGGGCCCGAGTCCGCGCACTGGGCCGCCGTCGTGAGCGGGCGAGCACGGTGCAGGTGCGGTTGGGGGACGTCGTGCTCGACTTTGGCAAGCGGGAGGCGCTGCGCGCGGACAGCCGCGTGCCCATCACCGCCAGGGAGTGGAGCATCCTCGAGGCCCTCGCGTCCCGGGGAGGCCGCGTCATGAGCCGTGACGAACTCCTGGAGTCCATCTGGGGAGACACGTCGACCGGAGCGGTCAGCAGCCTGGAAGTCCTCGTCGGCCGCATCCGCCGCAAGCTGGGCGACGACGTGGTGAGAACCCTTCGCGGAGCGGGGTACGGCCTTGGGCGAGGATAG